The Bombus fervidus isolate BK054 chromosome 8, iyBomFerv1, whole genome shotgun sequence genome window below encodes:
- the Shakb gene encoding innexin family member shaking B isoform X2, with product MLDIFRGLKSLIKISHVHIDTAVFRLHYSLTVILLISFSLIVTTRQYVGNPIDCIHSKDLPEDVLNTYCWIHSTYTITAAYRKREGFEVPFPGVDNSKSHPETERKEYRYYQWVCFMLFLQAILFYTPRWLWKGWEGGKIHALMMDLDIGLCSEVEKKQKKKMLLDYLWENLRFHNWWAYRYYLCELLALLNVVGQMFLMNRFFDGAFLTFGIDVLRFLESDQEDRIDPMIYVFPRMTKCTFYKYGVSGEVERHDAVCILPLNVVNEKIYVFLWFWFLFLGMLSFVTILYRIVIIFSPRTRVYLLRLRFRLVRREAVETIVRRSKVGDWFLLYMLGENLDTVIYRDVMHELANKLASRHHHSVPGIKGELQEA from the exons ATGCTGGACATATTTCGAGGTCTGAAGAGCCTTATTAAGATCTCTCACGTACATATTGACACAGCTGTGTTCCGATTGCATTACAGTTTAACCGTGATCCTGCTGATTTCGTTTTCGTTGATCGTCACCACGAGACAATACGTTGGTAATCCGATTGATTGTATTCATAGTAAGGATCTACCGGAAGACGTGTTGAATACGTATTGTTGGATTCATAGTACGTATACGATTACCGCGGCTTATAGGAAACGAGAGGGTTTCGAAGTACCGTTTCCTGGCGTAGATAACTCAAAGTCGCATCCGGAGACGGAAAGGAAGGAGTACAGGTACTATCAGTGGGTCTGCTTCATGCTGTTTCTGCAG GCGATCCTGTTCTACACGCCTCGATGGCTATGGAAAGGATGGGAGGGTGGCAAGATTCATGCTTTAATGATGGATCTTGATATCGGTCTTTGTTCCGAGGTCgaaaagaagcagaagaagaaaatgttgcTCGACTATCTGTGGGAGAATCTTCGATTTCACAATTGGTGGGCATACAGGTACTACCTCTGCGAACTTCTTGCCCTGCTGAATGTGGTCG GTCAGATGTTCCTGATGAACCGGTTCTTCGACGGTGCGTTCCTGACGTTCGGTATCGACGTGCTCAGGTTCCTCGAGTCGGATCAGGAGGACCGGATCGATCCGATGATTTACGTGTTCCCTAGAATGACCAAGTGCACCTTCTACAAATACGGCGTAAGCGGAGAGGTGGAGAGGCACGATGCCGTTTGCATACTGCCCTTGAACGTCGTCAACGAGAAGATCTACGTGTTTCTCTGGTTCTGGTTCCTCTTTCTCGGCATGCTGAGCTTCGTCACGATTTTATACAGG atcgtaattatattttcgcCAAGAACGAGAGTATACCTTCTACGACTACGGTTTCGTTTGGTCAGGAGAGAAGCCGTGGAAACGATAGTTCGGCGGAGCAAAGTCGGTGATTGGTTTCTTCTCTATATGCTCGGCGAGAATTTGGACACGGTGATATACCGGGATGTGATGCACGAGCTGGCGAATAAACTCGCCTCGAGACATCATCACAGTGTGCCCGGGATCAAAGGGGAACTACAGGAGGCCTGA
- the Shakb gene encoding innexin family member shaking B isoform X1, translated as MPLMLKMVDVFGSLRSLFKIQRISEDTMIFRLHYRATVALLLGGCVTLACKSISGSPIHCEASGSVDKIVLETFCWLHTTYSMVHAFNKSLGQAVPYPGVSNSKGDGMHGHASHPLVKQHKYYQWVIFFLLLQAILFYTPRWLWKGWEGGKIHALMMDLDIGLCSEVEKKQKKKMLLDYLWENLRFHNWWAYRYYLCELLALLNVVGQMFLMNRFFDGAFLTFGIDVLRFLESDQEDRIDPMIYVFPRMTKCTFYKYGVSGEVERHDAVCILPLNVVNEKIYVFLWFWFLFLGMLSFVTILYRIVIIFSPRTRVYLLRLRFRLVRREAVETIVRRSKVGDWFLLYMLGENLDTVIYRDVMHELANKLASRHHHSVPGIKGELQEA; from the exons ATGCCTCTGATGTTGAAGATGGTGGATGTATTCGGCTCCTTGAGGTCTCTGTTTAAAATACAACGGATCTCCGAGGACACTATGATATTTCGACTGCACTATCGCGCAACGGTGGCGCTTTTGCTTGGTGGGTGTGTAACGCTGGCGTGCAAAAGTATTTCCGGTTCGCCAATCCACTGTGAGGCCTCAGGTTCCGTGGATAAAATTGTTTTGGAAACATTTTGCTGGCTACATACCACGTATAGTATGGTGCACGCGTTTAATAAGAGTTTGGGACAGGCGGTGCCTTATCCTGGTGTTTCGAACAGCAAAGGAGATGGAATGCACGGACACGCGTCGCATCCCTTGGTCAAACAGCACAAGTATTATCAATGGGTCATCTTCTTTCTATTGTTGCAA GCGATCCTGTTCTACACGCCTCGATGGCTATGGAAAGGATGGGAGGGTGGCAAGATTCATGCTTTAATGATGGATCTTGATATCGGTCTTTGTTCCGAGGTCgaaaagaagcagaagaagaaaatgttgcTCGACTATCTGTGGGAGAATCTTCGATTTCACAATTGGTGGGCATACAGGTACTACCTCTGCGAACTTCTTGCCCTGCTGAATGTGGTCG GTCAGATGTTCCTGATGAACCGGTTCTTCGACGGTGCGTTCCTGACGTTCGGTATCGACGTGCTCAGGTTCCTCGAGTCGGATCAGGAGGACCGGATCGATCCGATGATTTACGTGTTCCCTAGAATGACCAAGTGCACCTTCTACAAATACGGCGTAAGCGGAGAGGTGGAGAGGCACGATGCCGTTTGCATACTGCCCTTGAACGTCGTCAACGAGAAGATCTACGTGTTTCTCTGGTTCTGGTTCCTCTTTCTCGGCATGCTGAGCTTCGTCACGATTTTATACAGG atcgtaattatattttcgcCAAGAACGAGAGTATACCTTCTACGACTACGGTTTCGTTTGGTCAGGAGAGAAGCCGTGGAAACGATAGTTCGGCGGAGCAAAGTCGGTGATTGGTTTCTTCTCTATATGCTCGGCGAGAATTTGGACACGGTGATATACCGGGATGTGATGCACGAGCTGGCGAATAAACTCGCCTCGAGACATCATCACAGTGTGCCCGGGATCAAAGGGGAACTACAGGAGGCCTGA